The following nucleotide sequence is from Natronosalvus caseinilyticus.
CGACCAGGAGGTCGTCTGCTTCGAGGGCGACGGCTCGTTCCTGATGACGATTCAGGAGCTCGCCGTGGCCGTTCGCGAGAACATGGACATCACCGTCGTCGTGCTCAACAACGAGTACATCGGCATGGTTCGCCAGTGGCAGGACGCCTTCTTCGAGGGCCGACACGCCGCCTCGGAGTACAACTGGTGTCCCGAGTTCGATACCCTCGCCGAGGCCTTTGGCGCGAAGGGATTCCGCATCGACGACTACGACGAGGTCGCCGACACGGTCGAGGCCGCGCTGGCCTACGACGGCCCCTCGGTGATCGACGCCCACGTCGACCCGCGGGCGAACGTCTACCCGATGGTGCCGAGCGGCGGCGACAACGGACGGTTCGCGCTGTCGGAGGACCAGCTATGACCGCCGAACGGACACCAGTCGCCCGTGCGCGACCCGCGAGGTCGGGTCCGAACTCGAGGTGGTCCGCGTGACTGACCGACGTGGACTCGAGGGCCCTGCTCCCGACGAACGGCCGGCCCCGGCGGGCAAGCGCAACGAACTCGGCATCCGGGTCGATCCGGAAGTCGAGGCCGCCCGCCCACCGCGACGGACCGTCATCTCGGCGCTCGTCGAGCACGAACCCGGCGTGCTCTCGGACGTCTCGGGGCTGTTCTCGAGGCGGCAGTTCAACATCGAGAGCCTCACCGTTGGGCCCACGGAGGACGAGGCCCACGCGCGCATGACGATTGTCGTCGAGGAGCCCGATCCCGGCATCGAACAGGCGAAAAAACAGCTCCGGAAGCTGATCCCGGTGATCGCGGTCCGCGAACTCGAGCCGGACGCGATGCGCCGGGAACTGGCGCTCGTGAAGGTGAACGCGACCCGGCCCGACCAGGTCGCCGCCGTCGCGGAGATGTACGGCGGAAAGACCGTCGACGCCAGCCCGGAGACGGCGACGATCGAGATCACGGGATCGCGGCAGAAAATCGACGCGGCGATCGACTCGTTCGGGCAGTTTGGCATCCGTGAAATCTCCCGAACGGGAACGACCGCGATGGCCCGCGGGACTGACGACACGGCCGCCGAGCAGACGCAAGCACAGCCAGCCGACCACCGACACACCGTTCCAGCAGACGATGACTGACGACACCCACACCCACACTGACACCGATACCGACGCAGACGACACGTTTACGACGAACATCTACTACGGCGAGGACGCCGACTCAAGCTACCTCGAGGACAAGACGGTAGCCGTCCTCGGCTACGGCAGCCAGGGTCACGCCCACGCGCTGAACCTCCACGACAGCGGGTTCGACGTCGTGGTCGGCCTGCGCGAGGACTCGAGTTCCTGGAGCCAGGCCGAGGACGACGGCCTGCGGGTGACGACGCCCGACGACGCCACCGCGGAAGCCGACGTGATCATGTTCCTCGTCCCCGACACCATCCAGCCCGCGGTCTTCGAAGCCGTCGAGAACGGTCTCGAGGAGGGGAACACGGTCATGTTCGCCCACGGGTTCAACATTCACTACAATCAGATTCAGCCACCCGAATACGTGGACGTCACGATGGCCGCTCCGAAGGGCCCGGGTCACATCGTGCGCCGCGACTACGAGAACGGCGGCGGCACCCCGGCCCTGATCGCGGTCTACCAGGACTACACGGGCGACGCCAAGGAGGAGGCGCTGGCCTACGCCCAGGGCATCGGCGGCACCCGCGCGGGCGTCGTCGAGACGACGTTCCGCGAGGAGGTCGAGTCGGACCTCTTCGGCGAGCAGGCCGTCCTCTGTGGCGGCGTCACCTCGCTGGTCAAACACGGCTTCGAGACGCTGGTCGACGCGGGTTACGCCCCCGAAATGGCCTACTTCGAGTGCCTGAACGAACTCAAACTGATCGTCGACCTGATGTACGAGGACGGGATCGGCGGCATGTGGTACTCCGTGAGCGACACGGCGGAGTACGGCGGCCTGACCCGCGGCGACCGCATCGTCGACGACTCCGTGCGCGAGAACATGGAGGAAGTACTCGAGGAGGTCCAGAGCGGCGCGTTCGCCCGCGAGTGGATCAACGAGAACCAGGCCGGACGGCCGTCGTACACCCAGCTGAAGCGCCACGACGAGGAACACGAGATCGAGGCGATCGGCGCGCCCCTGCGCGACCTCTTCGAGTGGGAGGACGACTCGAGCGAGAACGAACCGGCGGAAGTGCCGGCGGACGACTGAGACGAGGAGAGAACCATGACACGAACTACCGACACCACGACCGCAGCGAAATCGAACGACGCGAAACGGAACCGAGCCCGAAATCGAGACCGACGAACGATGGGCGACGTCAGCCACACCAACCCCTACACGGGCGAATCGACCGGCCACCTGTTCAGCCGCGGGCCGATCGTGGCCGCCGACGGCGGGAAGGCGAACGCGGTTCCCGAAGACCGGACGGACGAACGGGACGAACGAGCCTCGAGCGACCCCACGGACGGGGACGGGGACGACCGCATGAAAGACGTGAGCCACACGCCGCCGCGTGACGCCGCCGACGCGAACGCGGTATTCGAGCGCGGCGGGAGCGAGGTCGGAGCCGACGAATGAGCGAGGGAACGCTCTACGACAAGGTCTGGGACCGCCACGCGGTCACCCGCCTGCCCACCGGCCAGGACCAGCTGTTCGTCGGCCTCCACCTCATTCACGAGGTGACGAGCCCCCAAGCGTTCGGGATGCTCCGCGAGCGCGACCTCGAGGTCGCCTACCCGGACCTGACCCACGCGACGGTCGATCACATCGTGCCGACCTCGAGCAAGGAACGGCCCTACGCCGATACGGCGGCCGAGGAGATGATGGCCGAACTCGAGGAGAACGTCCGCGAGTCCGGCATCGAGTTCTCCCACCCCGACACGGGCGAACAGGGCATCGTCCACGTCATCGGCCCGGAGCAGGGGCTGACCCAGCCCGGGACGACCATCGTCTGCGGCGACAGCCACACCTCGACCCACGGCGCCTTCGGCACGCTTGCGTTCGGGATCGGCACGAGTCAGATCCGGGACGTCCTCGCCACGGGCACCGTCGCGATGGAGAAACAAAAGGTTCGCAAGATCGAGGTCACCGGCGAACTGGGCGACGGCGTCGAAGCCAAGGACGTCATCCTCGAGATCATCCGGCGACTCGGCACCGAGGGCGGCGTCGGCTACGTCTACGAGTACGCCGGCGAGGCCATCGAGAGCCTCGACATGGAGGGCCGGATGAGCATCTGCAACATGTCCATCGAGGGCGGCGCCCGCGCGGGCTACGTCAATCCCGACGAGACCACCTACGCGTGGCTCGAGGGTCGCGAGCGCGTCCCCGAGGGCGAGGCATTCGAGCAGCGCAAGGAGTACTGGGAGTCGATCCGATCGGACGACGACGCGACGTACGACGACGTCGTCACGATCGACGGCGGCGACCTCGAGCCGGTCGTCACCTGGGGCACGACACCGGGGCAGGGCGTCGGCATCACCGAGCCGATTCCCGAGCCCGAGAACCTCCCCGTGGACAAGGTCGAGACGGCTCGCCGCGCCCAGGAGCACATGGGGGTCGAACCCGGCGAGACGATGGAGGGCTACCCCATCGACGTGGCCTTCCTGGGTTCGTGTACCAACGCGCGCCTGCCGGACCTCCGGCGGGCCGCTCGGCTCGTAAAGGGCCGGACAGTCGACCCCAACGTCCGTGCGATGGTCGTCCCCGGTAGCCAGCAGGTCAAGCAGGCCGCCGAGGAGGAGGGCCTGGACGAAATCTTCACCGAGGCCGGCTTCGACTGGCGCGGCGCCGGCTGCTCGATGTGTCTCGGCATGAACGAAGACCAGCTCGAGGGCGACGAGGCCTGTGCCTCCTCCTCGAACCGGAACTTCGTTGGCCGCCAGGGGAGCAAGGACGGCCGCACGGTACTGATGAACCCCCGGATGGTCGTCGCGGCGGCGATCAACGGGGAAGTGACTGACGTGCGGGCGATGAAGGAGGTGACGGTGAATGAGTAACGAACTCGAGATCCCGAGCGTCGATTCGGTGTCGGGAACGGGCGTCGCGGTTCGCGGCAACGACATCGACACCGACCAGATCATCCCGGCCCGGTTCATGAAGGTCGTCACCTTCGACGGCCTGGGAGAGTTCGCCTTTTTCGATCAACGATTCGACGACGACGACAACGAGAAGGACCACCCGCTGAACGAGCCCGAGCACCGCGATGCTTCGGTGATGGTCGTCAACGCCAACTTCGGCTGTGGCTCCTCGCGCGAGCACGCCCCCCAGGCGCTCATGCGCTGGGGTATCGACGCCTTCATCGGCGAGAGCTTCGCCGAAATCTTCGCGGGGAACTGTCTCGCACTCGGGATGCCCACGCTCGAGGCCGATACCGAGGTCGTCGAGGAGCTGCAGGAGTGGGTCGAAGCGAATCCCGACGGCGAGCTCGACGTCGACGTGGCCGACGAGACCGTCACCTACGGCGGGAAGACGGTCGACGTCCGCGTCGACGACGCCCAGCGAAAGGCACTCGTCGAGGGCGTCTGGGACACCACGGCGCTGATGAAGGCGAACGCCGAAGCCGTCGACGAGACCGCCGAGGCACTCCCGTACGTCGAAGACGGGAAACGAGTGTAGGTTCGTTTTTCGTCCATCGACCTGGACGAGACGATTCTGCTGAGGCGATACCGGTGAACGCGGTTTTCCACTCCGTTGAATCCGCCTCGAGCGGCAGGTTCGATCCCGTTCTGGGTACACACAGGTGGTGCGGTTCTCGATCGTTATCCTTCGATGGACAACCAGTCGTCGAGCACCCCGTACAGTGCTTCCAGGAACGCTTCGGGCTGTTCGAGTTTGGGATCGTCACCGGCGTCGTCGATTACGCGCAATGGCCATCCGTAGCGGGCGCTCGCGTCGCTGGCAATTTCGAGTCGTACGGCGCGGTCGTTTCGACCCCAGATCAGCGCCGTCGGAACCGTGATTCGCTCCAGATCCGCTGTCGGTACCGTGGGCACCCCGACCTCCTTCATCATGGTCCGCATAGCGGCCTTCACGTCCGACGCCCGTGAACGCTCGAGGTTGTACACCAGGAACGGCTCCCAGTCGTCGCCCATCCGCTCGATCAGACCGTCTCGATCGACCAGACACTGGTCGAGGAACCGGTGGTACGCACGGTCCGACGGTCGCACGAGGAACCGGACCAAACCGAACGCGAACATCGGGGACGGTCGGAACGGACTGAGGCCGAACGTGTCCACGAGGATCAGTCCTCGAAGTCGGTCACTGTGATCGCTCGCGAACCGGGCCGCGATCGCGCCCCCGAGCAGGTGCCCGACCAGCGTCGGCGGCGTCGGACAGGTCCGCTCGATCAGTTCGCCGAGCCACGCTTTCACGGCGTCAGCGTCCAGCGCGTTGTTCGTTACGCTGGAGGCGCCGTGGCCGGGCAGGTCGGGAACGATTACGCGATGGGTCGTTACCAGGTCCGGGATGGTCCGCATCCACCAGAGCGCGGATTCGCCGGGGCCGTGCAGCAGGACGATTGGCGGTCCGGTACCGCCCTCCAGAATGGCGGTCGAAACCCCAGCCAACTGCAGCCGTCGCTCCGTCACAGGGAGGTCGTCGAGCAGGCGCTCTCGAGCACCCTCTGATCGTCGTTTCTGTGTGATCATGATTTCCTCACCTCGACTTCGTTCCGATACCGACGTTGACGGTGTTGTTCAACACGGCCGGACCGCTCCCGTCGGAACGCTCGCTCAGTTTGTCGTCCAGCATCGTCTGGACCACGTCTCGCTGCTCCGCCGTCAGATCGGCGACTAACCCCGCCCCGATCGGATTGCTGGCGGTCACCCAGTCCCACAGCTGTGCGCCGGAGTGGAACGCCAGCCGATGATTCGTCGTCTCCACGCGAATCTCCGTGAGACCGGCCTCGGCCAGTTTCTCGTGCAACGTCTCGGGATCCGCTACCTGAAACGGTAACGGCGGCGGGTCCGACGGGAGGCCCGTGAAACCGGGGACGGCAGCTTTCACGGCACCGAGGAAGAACCCCAGGAACTCGATTTCGGCGGGCGGTCCCATCGTGACCAGGAGGACGCGGCCACCTGGTTTGGTAACGCGCGTCAATTCGTCCAGTCCCCGTGGGAGGTCGGGGAACAACATGACGCCGAACTGTGAACCGGCGACGTCGAAGGTGTCGTCCTCGAGCTCGAGTGCGTGCCCGTCCATGACGCGGACCTCCAGGCTGGTGAGCCCCTCGCCACGCGCACGCGCCTCGAGGTGCTCGACCATGGCGGGAGAGATGTCCGTCGCCAGCACCTGTGCCCCCGCGCGAGCCGCGGGGATGCTCAACGCGCCACTGCCGGCCGCGACGTCCAGCATTCGCATTCCCGGCTGGAGCCCCGCCCGCTCGAGGGCCTGTTCTGCTATGGCCACGTTCGACGGAGTTACGTACTCGTCGTACTCCGGCGCGATTTTAGTCCATTCGTGCTGGATTTCTGCTCGTTCGGGCATGATTCCTCGAATTCCAGTACGCTCGCTGGATACATCTACATATCTGGTGAAATATTTCGCCCCGTGAAGAAACAGTTGGAACTACGACAGTTAATCTCTGCACGGTGGACCGGCGTGGTCGTCAGAGGCGGTGGTTCCTGACGTATCGTTAGTCGTTGCAGTTTCTTCGACTCCCAGACGCGTTCTACGGGTGGAGGTCCGACGAGACGACCGTCTCGAACGCCTGCGACTCGACTGGCCTCGCCTCGTTGCGGACGCGTTCGAAGGTGGCGATGGCCCACGCTCGAGCTGCCGGTGCATCCGTATCGATTACGGCCGTCAGCGCTCCGGTTTCGGGGTCGTGACAGCAGATGCCGGCACGGTCGTCGACGATGCCGAGCCCGCACCGGGACCGGTCGGGGAGGTCGTCGTGGACGAGGACGGTGCAGTGGTCACACGATGCGGCTTCCATCACCCGTTCTGGATTCCAGGCGAGGGTCTGCTCGAGCGCTGTCGGCGAGTACACGTACTCTAGCTCCATCCCGTCGAGGACGGCCTGGCACACCGCCTCGTTGTTGATCGACTTGAACACGATACTGTCGAACCCCCGCATTCGAGTGGTCCCCTCGATGAGGCGGGTGAGACGCTCGATCGGCTCGTACGGGTAGCCTGGTCCGGGGTACGAGACAACCGCATCGGTGAAGAGGTCGACGGAGAACTCCTCCATCTCCTGGGGGAGCCACTGCCAGACGCCGCGGAGTTTTCGTTCGAGTTCCATCGCCTCGCGGAGCTCGAGGAACCGCTCTGCGACGAACTCGCCGAGTGACGTCAAGTGATACGTTGGCCCGTCCCGAGCGATCCACCGACGGTCTTCGAAGTCGGCGAGAATCCGACTCATGGTCGGTGTAGAGGCGCCCGTGGCGGTGCGGAGCTCGTGCCGTTCGCGGGCGCCATCGGTCAGACCCTCCAGGACACCAACTCGGTGGGTCGATCTGGCGAGAAAGTCGATCTCGTCGAGGGCAGTATCCATGGTATGTTTACACATGCCATAGTATAGTACGTATCGGTGTTCGTCTCCCTCGAGACGGAATGCGCGCCGTCTACTCAGTATCGCCTGAGCGTGCTGTTCGATACTCGAGCTCGGTTATGCTCCAGGGCTCGAGCGGTTCGGAACAGACAGCATTTCAATTCGCCTGTATCGGCTCCTACCGATCGCTCGTCCCGTACTACGGCTTGGCTTCGAACACGAGATTCAGGGGCGTCTCGGCCGCACGGCGGAACCGGGTGAAACCGCCGTCGGTCACGGCTTCCCGAATACCGGTCTCGCCAGCCTGTGCGCCCAGCACGCGCTCGGCCTCCTGATCGAGTGCACACGGCGTGCAGATTAGCGTCGAGATCGAGTAGGCTGCCCGCCCCATCGGATTGAGGTTGTCTGCCACACGGTCGTTGGCGAACAGC
It contains:
- a CDS encoding class I SAM-dependent methyltransferase, producing MPERAEIQHEWTKIAPEYDEYVTPSNVAIAEQALERAGLQPGMRMLDVAAGSGALSIPAARAGAQVLATDISPAMVEHLEARARGEGLTSLEVRVMDGHALELEDDTFDVAGSQFGVMLFPDLPRGLDELTRVTKPGGRVLLVTMGPPAEIEFLGFFLGAVKAAVPGFTGLPSDPPPLPFQVADPETLHEKLAEAGLTEIRVETTNHRLAFHSGAQLWDWVTASNPIGAGLVADLTAEQRDVVQTMLDDKLSERSDGSGPAVLNNTVNVGIGTKSR
- a CDS encoding helix-turn-helix transcriptional regulator, translating into MDTALDEIDFLARSTHRVGVLEGLTDGARERHELRTATGASTPTMSRILADFEDRRWIARDGPTYHLTSLGEFVAERFLELREAMELERKLRGVWQWLPQEMEEFSVDLFTDAVVSYPGPGYPYEPIERLTRLIEGTTRMRGFDSIVFKSINNEAVCQAVLDGMELEYVYSPTALEQTLAWNPERVMEAASCDHCTVLVHDDLPDRSRCGLGIVDDRAGICCHDPETGALTAVIDTDAPAARAWAIATFERVRNEARPVESQAFETVVSSDLHP
- the leuD gene encoding 3-isopropylmalate dehydratase small subunit gives rise to the protein MSNELEIPSVDSVSGTGVAVRGNDIDTDQIIPARFMKVVTFDGLGEFAFFDQRFDDDDNEKDHPLNEPEHRDASVMVVNANFGCGSSREHAPQALMRWGIDAFIGESFAEIFAGNCLALGMPTLEADTEVVEELQEWVEANPDGELDVDVADETVTYGGKTVDVRVDDAQRKALVEGVWDTTALMKANAEAVDETAEALPYVEDGKRV
- the ilvN gene encoding acetolactate synthase small subunit, with the translated sequence MTDRRGLEGPAPDERPAPAGKRNELGIRVDPEVEAARPPRRTVISALVEHEPGVLSDVSGLFSRRQFNIESLTVGPTEDEAHARMTIVVEEPDPGIEQAKKQLRKLIPVIAVRELEPDAMRRELALVKVNATRPDQVAAVAEMYGGKTVDASPETATIEITGSRQKIDAAIDSFGQFGIREISRTGTTAMARGTDDTAAEQTQAQPADHRHTVPADDD
- the leuC gene encoding 3-isopropylmalate dehydratase large subunit: MSEGTLYDKVWDRHAVTRLPTGQDQLFVGLHLIHEVTSPQAFGMLRERDLEVAYPDLTHATVDHIVPTSSKERPYADTAAEEMMAELEENVRESGIEFSHPDTGEQGIVHVIGPEQGLTQPGTTIVCGDSHTSTHGAFGTLAFGIGTSQIRDVLATGTVAMEKQKVRKIEVTGELGDGVEAKDVILEIIRRLGTEGGVGYVYEYAGEAIESLDMEGRMSICNMSIEGGARAGYVNPDETTYAWLEGRERVPEGEAFEQRKEYWESIRSDDDATYDDVVTIDGGDLEPVVTWGTTPGQGVGITEPIPEPENLPVDKVETARRAQEHMGVEPGETMEGYPIDVAFLGSCTNARLPDLRRAARLVKGRTVDPNVRAMVVPGSQQVKQAAEEEGLDEIFTEAGFDWRGAGCSMCLGMNEDQLEGDEACASSSNRNFVGRQGSKDGRTVLMNPRMVVAAAINGEVTDVRAMKEVTVNE
- a CDS encoding alpha/beta fold hydrolase encodes the protein MITQKRRSEGARERLLDDLPVTERRLQLAGVSTAILEGGTGPPIVLLHGPGESALWWMRTIPDLVTTHRVIVPDLPGHGASSVTNNALDADAVKAWLGELIERTCPTPPTLVGHLLGGAIAARFASDHSDRLRGLILVDTFGLSPFRPSPMFAFGLVRFLVRPSDRAYHRFLDQCLVDRDGLIERMGDDWEPFLVYNLERSRASDVKAAMRTMMKEVGVPTVPTADLERITVPTALIWGRNDRAVRLEIASDASARYGWPLRVIDDAGDDPKLEQPEAFLEALYGVLDDWLSIEG
- the ilvC gene encoding ketol-acid reductoisomerase, which codes for MTDDTHTHTDTDTDADDTFTTNIYYGEDADSSYLEDKTVAVLGYGSQGHAHALNLHDSGFDVVVGLREDSSSWSQAEDDGLRVTTPDDATAEADVIMFLVPDTIQPAVFEAVENGLEEGNTVMFAHGFNIHYNQIQPPEYVDVTMAAPKGPGHIVRRDYENGGGTPALIAVYQDYTGDAKEEALAYAQGIGGTRAGVVETTFREEVESDLFGEQAVLCGGVTSLVKHGFETLVDAGYAPEMAYFECLNELKLIVDLMYEDGIGGMWYSVSDTAEYGGLTRGDRIVDDSVRENMEEVLEEVQSGAFAREWINENQAGRPSYTQLKRHDEEHEIEAIGAPLRDLFEWEDDSSENEPAEVPADD